A DNA window from Jaculus jaculus isolate mJacJac1 chromosome 1, mJacJac1.mat.Y.cur, whole genome shotgun sequence contains the following coding sequences:
- the Batf2 gene encoding basic leucine zipper transcriptional factor ATF-like 2, with protein MRLCGGGLLLTGTDLEECPKQLKTKQKNRLAAQRSRQKHTDKADALHQQHESLEKHNHALRKEIQALQAELAWWSQTLYLHEHLCHKLDRGPSPALLPAGCQGQATQSPGQLDLHGKHGCQEQSCLFQRPGSSSFPHCHESPGLFPSQLPFLSLGSTVAATSPAQLSPSPILPASTHGCSLQESCLKLSALVPSPPGQLTPPQPLGLEHPNRGSLTSNSHSTPAALGSTSPQSKEHTPALSPSPIDWQTLAVDPSPYPWLSFPLLSSAKIPF; from the exons GACCTTGAGGAGTGTCCAAAGCAGCTGAAGACGAAGCAGAAGAACCGGCTGGCTGCCCAGCGCAGCAGGCAGAAGCACACAGACAAGGCGGACGCCCTGCACCAG CAGCACGAGTCCCTGGAGAAACACAACCATGCCCTGCGGAAGGAGATCCAGGCCCTACAGGCTGAGCTAGCATGGTGGAGCCAAACGCTGTATCTGCATGAGCACCTGTGCCACAAGTTGGACCGTGGCCCCAGCCCAGCTCTGCTGCCAGCCGGCTGCCAGGGCCAGGCCACACAGTCCCCAGGACAACTTGACCTCCATGGAAAACATGGCTGTCAGGAGCAGTCATGCCTGTTCCAGAGGCCAGGATCCTCTTCATTTCCACACTGTCATGAGTCCCCTGGCCTCTTCCCATCTCAGTTACCTTTTCTGTCCCTTGGCTCCACTGTGGCAGCAACATCTCCTGCCCAGCTATCTCCGAGCCCTATTCTGCCTGCCTCAACCCATGGCTGCAGCCTGCAGGAGTCTTGTTTGAAGCTCAGTGCCCTTGTGCCCAGCCCTCCAGGTCAGCTGACCCCTCCACAGCCCCTTGGGTTGGAGCACCCTAACAGAGGGAGTCTGACATCCAACTCCCACAGCACTCCAGCTGCTCTAGGATCCACGAGCCCACAGAGCAAGGAGCACACACCTGCCCTTTCACCTTCACCAATAGATTGGCAGACGCTGGCAGTGGACCCCAGCCCCTACCCCTGGCTGTCCTTTCCACTGCTCTCCTCAGCAAAAATCCCCTTCTGA